In Carettochelys insculpta isolate YL-2023 chromosome 11, ASM3395843v1, whole genome shotgun sequence, a genomic segment contains:
- the POLR2G gene encoding DNA-directed RNA polymerase II subunit RPB7 yields MFYHISLEHEILLHPRYFGPNLLNTVKQKLFTEVEGTCTGKYGFVIAVTTIDNIGAGVIQPGRGFVLYPVKYKAIVFRPFKGEVVDAVVTQVNKVGLFTEIGPMSCFISRHSIPSEMEFDPNSNPPCYKTVDEDIVIQQDDEIRLKIVGTRVDKNDIFAIGSLMDDYLGLVS; encoded by the exons ATCTCCCTGGAGCACGAGATCCTGCTGCATCCACGCTACTTTGGGCCCAATCTCCTCAATACTGTCAAGCAGAAGTTGTTCACAGAAGTGGAGGGGACCTGCACTGGCAA GTACGGCTTCGTCATTGCAGTCACCACCATTGACAACATTGGGGCAGGCGTCATCCAGCCAGGCCGTGGCTTCGTGCTCTACCCTGTCAAGTACAAGGCCATTGTCTTCCGGCCCTTCAAGGGGGAGGTAGTGGATGCTGTGGTGACCCAGGTCAACAAG GTTGGACTCTTCACCGAAATCGGGCCCATGTCCTGCTTCATATCTCGACAT TCCATTCCCTCCGAGATGGAGTTTGACCCAAACTCCAACCCTCCCTGCTACAAGACAGTGGATGAG GACATCGTGATCCAGCAGGACGATGAGATCCGGTTGAAAATCGTGGGGACCAGAGTGGATAAGAATGACATT TTCGCCATTGGCTCCCTTATGGATGACTATCTGG GCCTGGTGAGCTGA